The genomic interval TTCAGATAATCCGTCGTGGCCGTGATGGCTAATTCAAAGGCATGGACGAGCCGGTCGCAGACCTTTTGAACGAACTCATCCGAGCGGATGTACTTCTGCCTCAACACGGCGAAGCGGCCTGGCTCGACctcttggtactccttgaaggcagCACGCAAAGTCGTGAGAGCCTCCTGAAGGGTCGTCATTTCGTCCTTGAGAGCCGCCACCTCCGCCAAGCGACCCTTTTTCTCGCCATCCAACAGCTCGGCCAATTCATTCACCCGTTGCGCCAGGGCCCGAGCCTCAACATTCTTCGCGTCCAGATCGGCGATAGCGCGATTCTTCCGAGTGGTTGCCAGTTCTATCTTTTGGTCATAGGTTTTGACCTGCTTTTTGAGCTGGCTCAACATGTACGTCTGATCGgcggacttcttccgctcggcctcaagCAGCTCTTTAGTCTTGgccagctccttctgcagctcgacGTATGAGGGGCCCTGAGAGGAGGACGACCTGCCAgaaatcttgagcttcttcagctcttccTCTAACATCGATAGCCGGTTGGCGACGGCCATGCTTTCCACCCAGTTCTGACAAGTGCTAGAGCTGTTAAGCGCTGAGCGGGAAATCCATGCGAAAAAGTTTCAAAAAACTCACCCCGGTGGTGTGCTGCATGTGGCTGTCGGCCAGCTGATCGGGAGGCATCGCGGCGACACAAGCGCGCGCGTCTTCCCATACCTTGGCTAGTGGCCCGCGGATGGTAATGACGTGTTCAGGAGCTGTCGGCCGAGCGGATTCAGCCATATAGTCATCAGTTGGAAGGTGCAGGACTGCCTTTATGGTGCGACATCCGCCTGGCGTCGTATGAGCGGACACCGAGGGACCAGACGATTGGTCGAGCGGTGCGGAAAGGATGCTCGAACGGTGAATCCTTCGAGGCACGGGGGGCAGAGAGCTCACCGGCAACGCCTCGATAGGAGATGTCGACAAGTCCAGCtgagaaggcgtccggtcggatgaGAGGGCCTCAACTGATGGAGCCTTACCTCCGGGAGAAAGAGTCCCCATCCGCTCGGGCACTTGTACTGCGGAAGTGGCCGAACGCAGAGGCGTCTCCGTCCTGCGTCTCTTCCGATTAAGGGGGAGATCGTCCTCTGGCTTGGAGTCCTCCTCCCGAGTGGCAGGCTCCTTGCTGGAGGTTGCTCCGCCTGTTAACTCCACGGGGGAGGTCTGAGTGGCCGACTCCCCAACGCCCGCCTCACTCTCAccctcaccctcgtgagagccgaccggagtgaTGTCCAGTCTCTCCATTTCTTGGGCCGCTGCAGCCTCGATCGCTTCGGCCTTCTTCTTCAGGATGCCGAACAGCACGGACTCCATCACAATATTAGCtgcgaaagaagaggaagaaaatcagttagacacaAAGCAAAGACACAAGTAAATtccttaccaaagctgctcggaaGTTTGGTTCGGTTCGGGCTTAGACCAAACATGTACATGACACCCTCCGGTAGCATCttgttgatatcgagcttcagGCTGGCCAACATATTCGCTGCTTGAAGATAATCCGACCGGGTCTTGTACCTCTTCAGTTCGAGAGAAGTAGGGGGTCCGACATGCCATTTCGTTCGGAAAGGAAGCCGCCCGGGGAGACGCAAGAaaaagaagtactccttccaatgtttattgaaggaggacatcttatcaaaaaagactaagccgatccgagactggaacagataagtgccctgctcggattgcttgggataatagaaatagtaaAAAACCTCCGGACGGAGGGGAATATTGTGGATCTTGAATAACACCACAACTCCACATAAAAGGCGAAAGGAATTAGGTACGAGCTGGGCGAGCGGAATGCAAAAGAAATTACAGAGTTCGACgatgaaggggtggagaggaaatTGCAGCCCGGCTACAAACTGATCGCAGAAAAAACAAATCGCGCCGCTCGGTTGTTTGTGTGGCCGGTCGGAGGGTGAAGCCAAAATAAGTTCAAAATCGTAAAGAAGGTCGCAGGCGTTTACCAAGCTCTCCGCGTCGCGCGCGGTGAACCGTGACTCCATGGtcatgttgttggttgctactcggaaagcctataggttccactgtacaaaaattttgtacaaagatctgaaccttttcctagctaccatgtgttcttttaaattaaattttggatctcctgcggaacttaacacgtttgatccaaaacttaatctatttgttcttttaggttttgacttggatctcctgcggaacttaacacgttcgacccaagtctccttaagttattaattccattaaatattaatttccatcaaaggttcccagtactgacgtggcgaggcacatggccttcttggatatgggagcaaccaccaccgactagacaaaacctttaatagaaagctaatatttaatttcctaaaataactttaggttaaccaaagagaacaatcaaatcacaaggaaaagaaagaaacaaaagaacacaacttcgaaaaaacatattcgaaatactagaacgtaagcctcttgtatttggtattatttccataaataactagcatgatgcggaaatagaaattactagttataccttgtagaaaaacctcttgatcttctatcgtattcctcttccaacctcgaacgttgtgtgggcaacgatctaccaagatgagaaaccaccaaccaccttcttcttctccaagcaaggttcggccacaaaggaagaactttaccaaagaagaaaatcaaaatactaaccaagctccaagagatgctagctttctctccttcttcttcttcttctccaagtagtatccggccaccacaagaactccaagagagatgaagtattcggccaccacaagaggaagagagggagagggtaatggtcggccacaacaccaaggagaaagggagagaaaacaatagaggttgtgtcttgtgaaggcaccctcaccccttcttttatattccttggcctaggcaaattaggaaatttaattacaataaaatttccttaatttccttgacatgatttatttgagaaaaataaaataaaatttcccaaataaactctaatggccggccacatcaagaggaagcaaattggacaagttttaatcaacaattaaaactttccttatttgtttccggaaattttaaaaaataaaatttctctttaaaaatctcttcatggttaataaaaggaaatatctataattttaattttattaacatgtgaataattttaaagagaaaataaaaaactctccaatctacaaataaggaaagagatctaatctctttctttaatcttttgtaaatcttttacaagagagatattttaattttaattctctttaaattatatcttccacataataataaaatctaaaattaaatttctttttatttaattatggccggccctactagcttgggttcagctaGGGCCGCCACCTTAAACTCAAGcttaggccctagcttggttcccaagctagcttggccggccccctttaggtgggtatagaaggtgggtatatgtgggtatagtactctataaataagaggctacgatagggaccgagaggaggaattggttttggtctcccgataaaattaagcatcccatgttcgccccgaacacacaacttaattttatcaatgataattcattccactagagaactatcattgaactaccgcaccaatccaaaattacatttttgggctccttcttattatgagtgtgttaatctccctgtgtttaagatatcgaatgtccactaattaagtgagttactgacaactcatttaattaatatctaagtccaagagtagtaccactcaaccttattatcatgtcggactaagtccacctgcaggttttaacatgacaatctttatgagctcctcttgaggacattatcaacctagtatcactaggacacagtttccttctataatcaacaacacacactatgagtgataccatttcccaatttatcgggtttattgattcatcaaactaaatctcacccattgataaattaaagaaataaatatcaaacatatgtgcttgttattatattaggattaagagcacacacttccataataactgaggtctttgttcctttataaagtcagtataaaaggaacgacctcaaatggtcctactcaatacactctgagtgtactagtgtaattatatagtcaagataaactaatacctaattacactacgaccttctaatggtttgttcctttccattctggtcgtgagctactgtttataatttataaggtactgataacatcatcttctgtatgtgacaccacatactatgttatctacaatataaattaaatgaacaactacaaaacaaatgtagataattagaccaaatgtgattctttattcataatgaatgtttacaaggcttaggctttcagtatacactccaacacatgtACCACGGGCCAAGAGCAAGTTCAGAAGGTTGAGAAGAACTGGTCATTGCCTGAACAGAAGACCAAAATTCGAAGAAAAACAGAGGGGGCGACGAAGAAGGTGATCGAAACAGTGTCAAAGGAATGCGAGCACCGCTAGAAGGTAGAGAAAAGCGCGAGAGAGCGAAAAAGAGATTGGCAGAGAGTTCTTACAGAGAAAAGGAGGATCGGAGGAGAAGGCGAATGACCAGAACGCAGAGAAGCGACTCGCCGGAGCACTAAATGCAGACAAGCGGCTTCGAAAACACGAGCAGCAGAatgcggcggaggaggaggaggaaggtttTATATAGGTTGGGCTCAATCCCTTCAagccgtcggatccaggtcgccTGGTTCGAGGATTAAATCTCGTCGTCAAAATTCAAAAAAGCCTGAGGTCACATCAATCGTACGGGCTGATCGTGCGATGGAGGCAGCACCGCCACGCGTCGTTCACTCATAGGAGCGCATTTAATGATCCTCATTACGTAGCCGTGCTCGCGTGCTCGCCTTAATGGCAAAgatttgcacgaattccgagGATATCCTAAGGACGTCAGCATTGACCAACGTTGGGGCGGCAGGACAACCTCTGAAGTCCTAGCTAGCAGTCCGACGAGCGGCAAGATTCAGCCGCATAGTGCCCGATCGGGGAAATATGCACATTAGTGGCAGAGCGGTCGTTGTACCACCTGgctaatagtccagtcagtcggacttgcagcctccttcgactagacttgagggggaggcacgcGATTCGGTAGTAAGAATGGAGGTCTCGTACGGTCAGGGGCCATGACACGTGGCGGTCAAATCCAAGATGTGCAGCCTAGAGGTCTGGCCGAGCAAAAGTCCACTTGGCCGATCGGCCACAACAACGCCCAGAGCGGCGCGGAGATAGCTCGACCAtaggtcgggtttccgacgctcatgagttCGCTAACGAAGATGACATTCTCGTCCGAATGTATGGTTGAGCGGACAAGTCGCTCCCTGACGCCGAGCGGCCTGTCCCCTCCCTGACGCCGATGGGCCCAAGCATCCCTCCCGGCCGGGCCAGTAGAAGACAAAAGACGCAGAAGAGGACGAATGGGACAGCTgatgatatccttctcgagatatGTGCCGCCGACGGAAAACAGGGTAGACGGCCGGACCGGACAAAGAATCGTACGGCAGAAGGTTCCACTGTCCTGTCAGAGATATGCCcggacggttgcggtatggcgtcagacatgcttttctgacatatccattttgaggtatgtcttgggaagcgtgcatgccTCGAGAAACGTGCACCAGaggtcctatataaggatccccaaacttcgacggaggtatgcattctcatctactgtagTTCTTGGCCTCGTTACGCTGTTTCGATCTCTTTTCACCGgagctgacttgagcatcggagggtcgtcgtcggaaaccccttcccgacctgattttgtgcttgcaggtttcCACCGGAGGCTCACACCAGTCGGAGTATTGTACGCCATCAACGAGCGCGCCACGTCTCCAGCGTCTGTCGACTtaacactcggacaggatcaatatattttatgattttaacATTTTGCCTTGCATTCTCTATGTTCTATATGCTTATTCTAACTGTAGCTTGTATGaatcttatatttttttaaaaactgttcAGAGTTCCATCCACCTGGCATATGCAATCAAGCCATCTTGTGAGAACAAAACTAAGGTTGGCTCCTTGGATGAAAAAGGAAGAGGCATCCGGGCAACCCTGAACTTTGAGCATACGTTTGGACGTGTGAGTATTGTGTTTGCACGTTTTATTCTTGTTCTTCTATCTGTTTCTAATATGTTCGAACAACCTTCAGCTCGTTATTCACAATTTGATCAGCTGTTTCTAGAAATTTTCCTTAATGGCTATCTCATGCTGTCTTGTGGTAGGCAATTGAAACAGTGGATGATGGGCAATGGCTCCATGGAGAAGCAGTTGCTACTGGATTGGTGAGACGATGCATTCGATCTCATTCACTCTCAAGTTAGTTTTGTTTCTAGATGTTTCAATCAATGAATGGATAATAGGTGATGGCAGTTGATATGTAGAAATTAAGGAAAGGCGAAAAAGGTCACCGCCGACAATCACTAGGGTCGCATGTATATAGGCGAGAATCGATGAGAAACTGGAccgggtttttttttaaaaaaaaaatagttgggCGGATTTGGGATTTATGTTTTAATCAGATTTAACCGATCGAGTTCAATTGTTTTAGTGATTATATTTAGGGAACATAAGATATTCTTAGTAAATAatcatgtaaaaaaatattttataataaattattGAATATGATAGATACTCTTCCTATTTTAGTTaactaatattattaaaattaaataaaataactaaataaTTAACTGAAAttgtattttattaataattgaacTCGTTAATCCGCGCAACTAATTTTTTTTCTGCCCTAGCCTACAAATAGGCTGCAACCTAAACCCTCTGCATCGCCTTTCTTTCGAACTCGCGGTTCATCCTTCCCTCCGCAATGACGAAGATGATTAAGCTCGTTTCCAGCGACGGACAAGAGATCgaggtggaggaggaggtggcCATCCAATTGAAGGTCATCGAGGGCATGCTCGGCGACTTTGACGGCGTCATCCCGCTCGCCCTCGTCCACTCCAAGGTGTTGCGCCAGATCCTCGAGTACTGCCGGAAGCACGCCGCCGCCAATTCTTCTCCCTCGTCCTCTGCCGTCGCCGCCGCTgcctcctcctccgcctcctccatctccgccgcctcctcctccgaCAACTCCTTCTCCTCTTATTGCATCTCATCGAAGCCCGTCTCAGACCCCGCGCTCAGTGCTTGGGATAAAGAGTTCGTCAAGCTCGACCCATCCTCCCTCTACGATCTCTTCATTGTACGTACCGAAGAAGAAAGCCTTTTCTTTTCCGCTTTTCATGATTATTCTTCTGTTATTTGAAgatatctaattaattaaatacgtctttttgtttgtttgcttGTTTTGGTTTTGTGTCACGGATCGATCGAACAGGCTGCAAACTACCTGGACGTTAAAGGATTGGTCGATTTTATCGCTGAAACCGTCGCCGACATGATCAAAGGGAAGGAACCGGAAGAGATCCGCCGGTTGTTAGACATCGATAATGATTTCActcctgaagaagaagaagccgtCCGCAGCAAGAACGCCTGGGCATTCCAATAATTGCTATGATCTCCGGAACAGAACAAATTTGAAGCGACTTTTTAATTATCCGCCTTAATTACATTCtattttatttactgtttttATCTTGTCCCTTTGTAAATAAATATTCTCCATGATGTTCAATTGTTTgcgttgataaaattttaagcaAATATCAGTactgaaaggaaaaaaaagatcATATATATTTCTGTTGTTGCCATCGCAAACTCTATGTAATGCAAGATCATATATATTATCCAAGATGTTTAGATCCCCAATTAAAACATTTTTTGTTTTACCTAAATCTTACTAATCACATGGTTAAAAAGcacttaaaataaacaaaaaaattcaTGAAAAAAATAATCATTAGTAAATAAttatgtaaaaaatatttttagggaaTAGAAGATATTATTAGTAAATAAtcatgtaaaaaatatttttataataaattattgAGTAAGATAGGATGCTCTCCTTATTACCATTTTTttccatatataaaaaaatatatctaaagcCTCTACACGTAACAAAGTGTTAACTAATAAACAGTTTGAAAGTTATTAAATATGATGATTAATTCAATTAATATGAAGAGTATGGatgtatacttttatttttaattaactcttcCTTTGAAATAAACATATACATAATCTTTTTAtctatttttattaatataataaagtTAACGTTAAAGAAATATAGCTAAATGATTAATTGAAATTGTATTATATTAATAATTGAACTcgtaaaacctaattaaaacttaaatcccATATCAATTCAACTATCATCGACCGTTTGACTTAGTAATCTGAATCATGGTATTGTATATATCAATTGGACAGATATATATTTTTCGACATGATATTTTGAACAAATGTCTCTTAATATTTGTAGTTGTTCTCTAAGACACTCTAAATAATCAAAACACATTTTTAATACCAAATAGTATATCAGAATCTTCATAGATTACTCCAACAAAACATACTTTTGATTACAATatcttctttttaaaattatatatttccttaGAGCAACTTATACCTTGCTACAAATCCAATTTTTCATGCTCATACAAAActtatagaaattaattttaattttgtccaAGAATGTATGTGGTAACTCAGACAACCTTTACGCTTTAATAAGTTGACAATCAAATACACTCCCATTGAGTTTGTCATAGGTTAATGGCAACAAGAATATCAATTAAGCATTATAATCTCGCTGACACATTGAGTTTATAAAAAaagggaaataataataataattttgattttaaaatcaaGATTTATCATATTTGGCTTCATACTCAACtgataatatttctaaatttatcatatatatttttttatgattatAATTAACAAATCTTATATTTATTACTATGATTGCAATTACTATACCATATTTGATGTTTCTATTTAATATTTAGATAATAGGTATAAATAAGTCCATGAGGTGCagtaataaaatcatcaaattaataattattgTTTATTCTATCCCTCGGTAATTAATGTCCAAGGTGATCAAGCTCTTTCGTATGGTAACGACGAAAGCAGTGAAGGAGATGATCAAGCTCGTTTCCAGCGATGGGCAAGGGATCGAGgtggaggaggagaaggtggcCCTCCTATCGAAGGTCATTGAGGAGCAAGGGATAgaggtggaggaggaggtggcCCCCCTATCGAAGTTCGTCGTGGAGCAAGGGATGGATGTGGAGAAGGTGGCGTTCCTCCTAACTAAGGTCGtcgtgatcatggtggagaaggTGGCGGCCCTCCTATTGAAGGTCATTGTGGAGCAATGGATCGAGGTGGAGGAGGTGGCAGCCTTCCTATCGAAGGTCATCTTGGAGCAATGGATCGAGGTGGAGGAGGTGGTGGCCCTCGTATCGAAGGCCATCGTGGAGCAAGGGATCGAGGTGGAGGAGGAGGTTGTGGCCCTCTTATCGAAGGTCATCGCGGAGCAAGATATCGATGTGGAGGATGCGGTGGCCCTCCTATCGAAGGTCATCGTGGAGCAAGAGAtcgaggtctacgacgtggtggCCCTCCTATCGAAGGTCATCGTCAAGCAACGGATCGCGGTGGAGGAggcggtggaggaggaggaggggatcCTCCTATCAATGATCATCAAGGACATGGAGCTCGACGATGCCGGCGTCAACCCCCTCCTCCTCGAGTACTGCGACTGGAAGCGCGCCCAGAAGCACGACGCCTCCAATTCGTCTCCCTCCTCGCCCTCCTCCTCcgatgacgacgacgacgacgactccTTCTCGGTCCCTTCGCTCAGCGCCTGGGACAAAGAGTTCGTCAAATTCGACGGATTCGACCCATCCGACCGATCCTGCCTCCGGGATCTCCTCCATGTAAGTGCCGAAGAAGAAAGCGTTCCTTTCTTTTTTCCCCTTTTCATGGTTATTCTGTTATTAATTAAAGACGCCTTTTTTGTTTTGGTTTTGTGTCACGGATCGATCGAACAGGAGGTTGCAAGTGAAAACTGCCTGGACGTAGCTTTGGTCGATTTGATCTCTAAAAGCGTCTTCGACATGGTCAGACGACGGAAAGAACCGGGAGAGATGCGCCGGTTGTTTGCATCAAGAATGATTTCACTTTTGAAGAACAGGAAGCCATCCGTAGAAAGAATGATTTCAGTCATGGAGAAGAGAGCGAGAGAATTTACAGCGAGAAGATTTCAGAGATTAGGGAGGCGTGTGGTGCAACAACTTCTGGCTAATCAAATAGCCATTCTAATCGCTATGATCTCCGGAACAAATTTGAATTATCAGCCTTAATTACATTCTATTTgttcttatatttttttcttaatttgaattatctttgcttatatttttttaatttctttgtttATTTGATTCTGTTGTTGCCATCGCAAACTCTATGCAAGATCATATTACCCAACATGTTTAGATCCaattaaatctctttttgttCTACTTAAATCTTACTAATCACATGGTTAAGCACttcaaataaaacaaaaaatttcTTCAACGAATGAAAGAATGTACTGCTCTCCAATGGTCAAAATCCTAGCATCTAACTAAAACTCTGGAATCGTCAAGTTCATTGCATCAGAACAATCTTCCAATGCTCAGCCGCTATCGATCCAGTTGTAATGCAGAAATATAGCATGTGAGATCAACCCGTTAAGCACCGACATTGATCGGTCCATTCCGTTTCAAGTTATGACCCCTTCCTCGAGTTGGACCTTGTCCGCGACCACGGCCTGAAATGAAACACATGTGCCATTACTGAAGCTCCTTTCAACTTCCAACTTCACATTGACAAACTTACCTCTTCCCTGATTGTTTATGGGAACTTCATCGTTGTAGGCGTAGCCGCTGGTTTCCGGTGGATAATCAGGCTGGCCACCATATCCACCCCTGCCTCGCCCAGGGTACCGTCGGCCTCTGCCTCGGCCATAGCCAACTCTATTGTATCCATGAACTCTATCATCCCAACTTCCATCATCGTATTCTGTTTGGCCATTTCCTGAATTTACACAATCATATGCTGAGTAGCTGCATCTTAGCATTCACCCAAGAGATGATGGCTAAAAAGAGTAATCTATAAAATACCTCGAGCCCGCCCTCTGCCTCGACCAACAGGAGATCCTTCTGTAACCGTAGAAATAAAATCAGAAACAAATTGCATAACTACCTAAATGCATAGAGTTAAGATCATCTTTCACATGTTTACCTCCTTCGTAGTCAAATTCAACAAAGGGTTTCACCTGATCTCTAGGCAAAGGGGGTTGATACCTTCAAAAAGAAATTATTCCACGTCAACACTATGTTTAAGGAACCTAAACTTCAGGGGatagaaaaattctttaaaaagatATGTATGAACACATCTCATCCCTTAAATGTATGAACACATCTCATCCCTTAAAAAGATATGTATGAACCTTTCAATTTTGGATCATGAAGAAAATACAAAGCAAAGTTTTAAGTAATTCTTAACTCTTCCTTGAGAGGCCAGTCAAAACTGAGAAATTCATTGCCTTAAATGTGCTTTATCAATATATAAATCAACCAtacaaaacaaaaacaacaaaaaaaaatcaattcaaaatcaatttgTAAGATTATGAGAAGGTAGTCAATTACCCAACAGCTGATTTGTCCAGCTCCTGCTTGGATAAAGTTATGTTGATTACTGAGACATGCCTTGTAGTCTCAAGCCTGCAAATGATATTGTCAATaactatgatatgttttatgttaaaaCTTTGACATGATAAAGCATTAGTCTGAAGCCTACAAATAATATGGTTAATAGCTAAGAGATATTTTTAATGTTCAAACATAAGCATGATTTTGCAACTTCCAAGCTCACTAAATGTTCTTCCAATCATCCAATCTGTTACTTcaaaaaagaacaaaaaataaaaagccAAGTTCTTACGGCAGTAAGCCTTCCTCTAATGGTTCCCATGTATCAGTTATGTCAGTAGATCCAATTACAGTATTTTGATGAAGGCCAACTATACGTCTCTGCATCATCATTatagttaaaatttaattagttatGTTACTTGTGTCTAGTTTATCTAGGAAATTTAAGGACTCCCATCATCATTATAATTGAAAAATCTAATGCACTTGTCAGGAAAACTTACTTATCTTTTAGAGCTTATGATGTACCTTAATCAGTTCCACAATCAAAACAGTCTTGTTAATAGCTCTTCCCATTGCCTTTAATACAATCTTATTTGAACCGTTTTCCTTCAAAAATGAAAGAAGTGAGATgagtataagaaaaaaaaaacaaaagagctAAACAAGTAATACTAATTTGGTAGAGAAATAGAACATTAGTTGGTAAAAAATGTTAATTCAACCCAATCAGCAATGTTTTTGCCTGGATATATCAGGGGAAAAAGTGGAAGCATTAAGTATTTCAAACATAGGGAATTAAGCATGTGATTTGGGTCTGATGTGTTTCTTGATGTGGATGCAAAAGGACAATAGGTAAATGTTGTGGAAATTAAAGAAAAGAAGATTGTTATTAGTATTCAAACATAAAAATAGGATTACTCACAAAAGAACTCCATGATCATTCCAGAGTAAAACATGCAAGTAAACAAATATTAAAATGCTTGGTATTCATTCATAAACATTTAGAACTCTCATGAATGAGGTATGCAGCACATGGGTGATTAATCCCAACAATTCCTTCACTAAAATTTACCAcagtcaaaattttcaaaaaacaaaATGTTAAGTATTACTACTATGAAGAACGATATAGTGGAGAAAGAACGAAATACCAACCTAAAAGGTTCAAACcaattttaaagttcaaatgaCGTATACCTGAAGCAAGCTGGTGGCGTACGAGATATAGTTGCGCATCCTCCCTTGAGCCGTGATACGGATCTCGTTTTCATTAATCGGGGCCTCTTCCCTCGGTTTCTCTACCTTTTGGTACCGATCCATCTTCTCATCCACGCATGAAACaggaaaaaaaacacacacacaattTGGACACCACCAATGATAATATCCTTGGTACTTGAAAATGCTCAGCACAATGGACAAAGATCGGCACATTTTAAAAAATGCTTCTTGCAAAAAATAGCGTCAAAATAGCGAACTATACACCAAATTCTTCC from Zingiber officinale cultivar Zhangliang chromosome 6B, Zo_v1.1, whole genome shotgun sequence carries:
- the LOC121991586 gene encoding SKP1-like protein 11, yielding MTKMIKLVSSDGQEIEVEEEVAIQLKVIEGMLGDFDGVIPLALVHSKVLRQILEYCRKHAAANSSPSSSAVAAAASSSASSISAASSSDNSFSSYCISSKPVSDPALSAWDKEFVKLDPSSLYDLFIAANYLDVKGLVDFIAETVADMIKGKEPEEIRRLLDIDNDFTPEEEEAVRSKNAWAFQ
- the LOC121990698 gene encoding ribonuclease P protein subunit p25-like protein isoform X2 — its product is MDRYQKVEKPREEAPINENEIRITAQGRMRNYISYATSLLQENGSNKIVLKAMGRAINKTVLIVELIKRRIVGLHQNTVIGSTDITDTWEPLEEGLLPLETTRHVSVINITLSKQELDKSAVGYQPPLPRDQVKPFVEFDYEGEGSPVGRGRGRARGNGQTEYDDGSWDDRVHGYNRVGYGRGRGRRYPGRGRGGYGGQPDYPPETSGYAYNDEVPINNQGRGRGRGQGPTRGRGHNLKRNGPINVGA
- the LOC121990698 gene encoding uncharacterized protein LOC121990698 isoform X1, whose protein sequence is MCRSLSIVLSIFKYQGYYHWWCPNCVCVFFPVSCVDEKMDRYQKVEKPREEAPINENEIRITAQGRMRNYISYATSLLQENGSNKIVLKAMGRAINKTVLIVELIKRRIVGLHQNTVIGSTDITDTWEPLEEGLLPLETTRHVSVINITLSKQELDKSAVGYQPPLPRDQVKPFVEFDYEGEGSPVGRGRGRARGNGQTEYDDGSWDDRVHGYNRVGYGRGRGRRYPGRGRGGYGGQPDYPPETSGYAYNDEVPINNQGRGRGRGQGPTRGRGHNLKRNGPINVGA